A region of Kribbella sp. NBC_01245 DNA encodes the following proteins:
- the eboE gene encoding metabolite traffic protein EboE encodes MRFRHPDGSIVHLAYCTNVHPAEDLDGVIAQLDGCAALVRKRLDVPVLGVGLWLAHALAAQLASSPEALTRLRAALDRNGLEVVTLNGFPYAGFHDEVVGKKVYLPDWSQPERLEYTRRLAEVLAQLLPADASYGSISTLPLGWRTPWYGDRDALARTAIGALGNDLARLEERTGRRIRVALEPEPGCIVETVAQAADWLSPYGAAARARIGVCVDTCHLAVQFEDPADAFRGLAAAGVPVVKSQVSAALQIDDPGDPASRALLAEFAEPKFLHQTRSAGLEGVDDLSLAAELPVDEAWRVHFHVPVHAEPLAPLRSTTDVLDASLRELVGGATPRTHHLESETYTWSVLPKAQRPRDVEELAAGIAGELSWLRDRLVSLGLEVVA; translated from the coding sequence GTGAGGTTCCGCCACCCGGACGGGTCGATCGTGCATCTCGCCTACTGCACCAACGTGCATCCCGCCGAAGACCTCGACGGAGTGATCGCACAGCTCGACGGTTGTGCCGCGCTCGTCCGCAAACGCCTCGACGTACCGGTTCTCGGCGTCGGCCTCTGGCTGGCACACGCCCTCGCGGCCCAACTCGCCTCGTCCCCCGAGGCCCTCACGAGGCTCCGCGCGGCGCTCGACCGGAACGGGCTCGAGGTCGTCACCCTGAACGGTTTCCCGTACGCCGGTTTCCACGACGAGGTCGTCGGCAAGAAGGTCTACCTGCCGGACTGGTCCCAGCCCGAGCGACTGGAATACACCCGCCGACTGGCCGAGGTGCTCGCACAACTCCTGCCCGCGGACGCGTCGTACGGCTCGATCTCGACGCTGCCGCTCGGTTGGCGCACCCCTTGGTACGGCGACCGGGACGCCCTCGCACGTACGGCAATCGGTGCCCTGGGCAACGATCTCGCGCGGCTGGAGGAACGTACCGGCCGGCGGATCCGGGTCGCGCTCGAACCCGAGCCCGGGTGCATCGTCGAGACCGTCGCGCAGGCCGCCGACTGGCTCAGCCCGTACGGCGCGGCGGCGCGGGCGCGGATCGGGGTGTGCGTTGACACGTGTCATCTCGCGGTCCAGTTCGAGGACCCGGCGGACGCCTTTCGCGGGCTTGCCGCGGCGGGAGTGCCAGTGGTGAAGAGCCAGGTCTCGGCGGCCTTGCAGATCGACGATCCAGGCGATCCCGCGAGCCGCGCGTTGCTGGCGGAGTTCGCGGAGCCGAAGTTCCTGCATCAGACGCGATCGGCCGGCCTGGAGGGTGTGGACGACTTGTCGCTCGCGGCGGAGTTGCCGGTGGACGAGGCCTGGCGGGTGCACTTCCATGTGCCGGTTCATGCGGAACCACTTGCGCCGCTGCGTAGCACCACCGACGTGCTGGACGCGTCGTTGCGAGAGCTCGTCGGTGGGGCAACGCCGCGCACGCATCACCTCGAGTCGGAGACGTACACCTGGTCGGTGTTGCCGAAGGCGCAGCGGCCGCGCGACGTCGAGGAACTGGCCGCTGGTATCGCCGGTGAGCTCAGCTGGTTGCGCGACCGCCTGGTCTCGCTCGGACTGGAGGTCGTCGCATGA
- a CDS encoding TatD family hydrolase has protein sequence MRIFDPHIHMTSRTTDDYAAMFAHGVRALVEPSFWLGQPRTSVGSFVDYFDALIGWEPFRASQFGIAHHCTIALNPKEANDPRCREVLDVLPRYLAKDGVVAVGEVGYDSMTPAEDEVFAAQLELAKRFELPVLVHTPHRDKAVGTTRTLAVVRESGLDPAMVLVDHLNEVTVKEVADSGCWLGFSIYPDTKMDPDRMVAILRTFGTERMLVNSAADWGKSDPLLTYRTGEAMLAAGFTAADVDRVLWQNPVDFYAQSGRLELGSQPDGDATFAGNSILRGARP, from the coding sequence ATGCGCATCTTCGACCCGCATATCCATATGACCTCGCGCACCACCGACGACTACGCGGCGATGTTCGCGCACGGCGTTCGCGCGCTGGTGGAGCCGTCGTTCTGGCTGGGACAACCGCGCACGAGTGTCGGCTCGTTCGTCGACTACTTCGACGCGCTGATCGGTTGGGAGCCGTTCCGCGCCTCGCAGTTCGGCATCGCCCACCACTGCACGATCGCGCTCAACCCGAAGGAGGCGAACGATCCGCGCTGCCGGGAGGTACTCGACGTGCTGCCGCGTTACCTGGCGAAGGACGGAGTCGTCGCGGTCGGGGAGGTCGGGTACGACTCGATGACGCCGGCGGAGGACGAGGTCTTCGCGGCCCAACTCGAACTGGCCAAACGCTTCGAACTGCCCGTCCTCGTGCACACCCCACACCGCGACAAGGCCGTCGGCACCACGCGAACCCTGGCCGTCGTACGGGAGTCAGGGCTTGATCCGGCCATGGTCCTCGTCGATCACCTGAACGAGGTGACGGTCAAAGAGGTCGCCGATTCCGGTTGCTGGCTTGGGTTTTCGATCTATCCCGATACCAAGATGGACCCGGATCGGATGGTGGCGATCCTGCGGACGTTCGGCACCGAGCGGATGCTGGTCAACTCCGCCGCGGACTGGGGAAAGTCCGATCCCCTGCTGACCTACCGGACCGGCGAGGCGATGCTCGCGGCCGGGTTCACCGCCGCGGACGTCGACCGGGTGCTCTGGCAGAACCCGGTCGACTTCTACGCCCAATCCGGACGCCTCGAACTCGGCTCTCAACCAGACGGCGACGCCACGTTCGCGGGGAACTCGATTCTGCGCGGAGCGCGGCCGTGA
- a CDS encoding EboA domain-containing protein: protein MTAWSSGERPGAFVLTARYLSAMLPESAWLAAQRGRPELLAAAFPAVGRKVGRGPLHAPTGSNGERTSWSEGSDEAQHAVSQGPDERNLVAGWGVDEVARGVLVAGLVGVLSGDEFVAALGGVYRYGDAGEKRAVLKALGVREVAEALGDRGVPLVADAIRTNDQRLLAAALGPYATRYLEAAGFRQAVLKCVFAGVPLSAVDGLPARSDDELIRMMTDFAAERTAAGRDVPADLQPYLRTA, encoded by the coding sequence ATGACGGCCTGGAGTTCTGGCGAGCGGCCGGGGGCGTTCGTGCTCACGGCTCGGTACTTGAGTGCGATGCTCCCGGAGTCCGCGTGGCTCGCGGCGCAGCGGGGACGGCCGGAGTTACTCGCGGCCGCCTTCCCAGCCGTCGGGCGCAAGGTCGGCCGAGGTCCGCTGCACGCTCCCACCGGATCTAACGGCGAGCGGACCAGTTGGTCAGAAGGGTCCGATGAAGCGCAACACGCCGTGTCACAAGGGCCCGATGAACGGAATCTGGTGGCGGGGTGGGGGGTGGATGAGGTGGCGCGGGGAGTGTTGGTGGCGGGGTTGGTGGGGGTGTTGAGCGGGGACGAGTTCGTGGCGGCCTTGGGCGGGGTTTATCGGTATGGGGATGCGGGGGAGAAGCGGGCGGTTTTGAAGGCGTTGGGGGTTCGGGAGGTCGCGGAGGCGCTGGGCGATCGGGGTGTGCCGTTGGTGGCGGACGCGATTCGGACGAACGACCAGCGGTTGCTCGCGGCGGCGCTGGGGCCGTACGCGACGCGGTATCTCGAGGCGGCGGGGTTTCGGCAGGCGGTGCTGAAGTGCGTCTTCGCCGGGGTGCCGCTGAGTGCCGTGGACGGTTTGCCCGCACGTTCGGATGATGAGCTCATCCGGATGATGACTGATTTCGCCGCTGAGCGAACGGCGGCCGGACGGGACGTTCCGGCTGACCTGCAGCCCTATCTGAGGACGGCCTGA
- a CDS encoding sugar phosphate isomerase/epimerase family protein, producing MTAAEAGPVESPAEAGPGESEGTSLRFGYGTNGFANHRLSEALAVIAELGYVGVALTLDHNHLDPFGPDLPARTAEVARVLARYDLAVVIETGGRYVLDPRRKHEPTLLHTDGAERRIALLQRAVDIAAVLGAEAVSFWSGTLPPGVSPDVGWSRLVAGCAEIATYAEARQVPLGFEPEPGMLVDDLAGYLKLQAEVQPLGLTLDIGHLRCNEMMPPSECVALAAPYLVNVQIDDMRRGVHEHLEFGTGEVDFPPVLRALRDAGYAGLVAVELPRHSHAAPVVAQQSIDFLRAAAS from the coding sequence ATGACGGCCGCCGAAGCCGGACCGGTGGAGTCGCCCGCTGAAGCCGGACCTGGGGAGTCGGAGGGCACGTCCTTGCGATTCGGTTATGGCACCAACGGATTCGCCAACCACCGGCTGTCCGAGGCGCTCGCCGTGATCGCGGAGCTCGGATACGTCGGGGTGGCGCTCACGCTCGACCACAACCACCTCGACCCGTTCGGCCCGGACCTGCCCGCCCGTACGGCGGAGGTGGCGCGAGTGCTCGCGCGGTACGACCTGGCCGTCGTGATCGAGACCGGCGGGCGCTACGTCCTGGACCCGAGGCGCAAGCACGAGCCGACGCTGCTGCATACGGATGGCGCCGAACGGCGGATCGCCTTGCTGCAAAGGGCTGTCGACATCGCGGCGGTACTCGGTGCGGAAGCGGTCTCGTTCTGGTCAGGCACGCTCCCGCCCGGCGTCTCACCCGACGTCGGCTGGTCGCGATTGGTCGCGGGATGCGCCGAGATCGCGACGTACGCCGAGGCGCGGCAGGTCCCGCTCGGCTTCGAGCCCGAACCGGGCATGCTCGTCGACGATCTCGCGGGATACCTCAAGCTCCAAGCCGAGGTCCAACCGCTCGGACTGACGCTGGATATCGGTCATCTGCGCTGCAACGAGATGATGCCGCCATCCGAATGCGTCGCGTTGGCAGCGCCGTACCTGGTCAACGTCCAGATCGACGACATGCGCCGCGGCGTACACGAGCACCTGGAATTCGGCACCGGCGAAGTCGACTTCCCGCCCGTTCTGCGCGCCCTGCGGGACGCCGGGTATGCCGGTCTGGTCGCGGTCGAACTGCCCAGGCACTCGCATGCGGCGCCGGTCGTCGCCCAGCAATCCATCGACTTCCTCCGCGCGGCCGCTTCATGA
- a CDS encoding SCO3242 family prenyltransferase: protein MIRVLAELVRAPAALTVPGDVLAGAVASGNLRAGRVIGLAASSVCIYWAGMALNDWADRDVDAIERPDRPIPSGRVSASVALVLASGLTAAGLGLARAAGGSATFRTSTALAATAWAYDLGGKNTPAGPFLMATARSLDVLVGAGSSRRRAWAPALVVGTHILGVTLMSRNEVHGGTPHPARTALAATSLITAATALPAATGLRGTPGLRGVTGLGGAGLRDGLIAAGLAGLFARAVGPAQWTAAQQPDGLNIRMAVASGIHGLVPLQAAWCARNGASRVGLGLVAALPLARALARKISPT from the coding sequence ATGATCCGGGTGCTTGCGGAATTGGTTCGGGCGCCGGCGGCATTGACCGTGCCTGGGGATGTGCTGGCGGGTGCCGTTGCCTCGGGCAACCTTCGGGCCGGCCGGGTGATCGGGCTGGCGGCGTCCTCGGTCTGCATCTACTGGGCCGGCATGGCCCTGAACGACTGGGCTGATCGCGACGTCGACGCGATCGAACGCCCCGACCGCCCGATCCCCTCCGGCCGCGTATCGGCCAGTGTCGCGCTCGTACTGGCGAGTGGCCTCACCGCCGCCGGCCTGGGCCTGGCGCGCGCGGCCGGAGGCTCGGCGACCTTCCGTACGTCAACCGCTCTCGCCGCCACGGCCTGGGCCTACGACCTCGGCGGCAAGAACACCCCGGCCGGTCCCTTCCTCATGGCCACCGCCCGCTCCCTCGACGTACTGGTCGGAGCGGGTTCGTCCCGAAGGCGAGCCTGGGCCCCGGCCCTAGTCGTCGGCACCCACATCCTCGGCGTAACCCTGATGTCCCGCAACGAAGTCCACGGCGGTACGCCACACCCCGCGCGAACCGCCCTGGCCGCTACCTCCCTGATCACCGCCGCCACCGCCCTACCTGCCGCGACCGGCCTACGCGGCACTCCCGGTTTGCGCGGGGTGACCGGTCTCGGCGGCGCCGGACTTCGCGATGGCCTGATCGCCGCTGGACTCGCCGGGTTGTTCGCGCGAGCGGTCGGACCGGCGCAGTGGACTGCCGCCCAGCAACCGGATGGTCTGAACATCCGAATGGCCGTCGCATCGGGAATCCACGGGCTGGTCCCGTTGCAGGCCGCGTGGTGCGCCCGCAACGGCGCGTCCCGAGTCGGACTGGGCCTGGTCGCGGCCTTGCCGTTGGCCCGGGCATTGGCGCGGAAGATCTCGCCGACATGA
- a CDS encoding inositol-3-phosphate synthase, producing the protein MTELPDFADAGLVPIDGLVFGGHDVVDTPLAKQLERLVEGGVIPAGIPALVDLDIEHDLVLLPSASCQLEQVGLMATDIRAFAERHQLARVVAINVASTEPPCPAHPAHHDLAALRSCLSDGESLLPASSVAALAAFEAGAAFVDFTPSNSIRLPAVQQWAIERGLPYGGQDAKTGETLVKSVLAPMFAARALQVHAWSGTNLLGGGDGATLADPDAARSKSLTKEKVVADLLGPDIAGEVHIDYVPPMGDWKTAWDHIAFSGFLGTRMTLQFTWQGCDSALAAPLVLDLARLSGLALERAHTGPMPFLGFFFKDPLGSREHSLARQYDTLVTWTHP; encoded by the coding sequence GTGACGGAGTTGCCGGATTTCGCCGACGCGGGCCTGGTGCCGATCGACGGTCTGGTCTTCGGTGGTCACGATGTGGTCGACACGCCTTTGGCCAAGCAGCTCGAACGTCTGGTGGAAGGCGGCGTCATCCCAGCCGGCATCCCGGCTCTAGTCGACCTCGACATCGAGCACGATCTGGTGCTCCTCCCGTCAGCCTCATGCCAGCTTGAGCAGGTTGGCTTGATGGCGACAGACATCCGCGCGTTCGCCGAGCGACACCAACTGGCGCGAGTGGTCGCGATCAACGTCGCATCCACCGAACCACCCTGCCCCGCCCATCCCGCTCACCACGATCTCGCTGCCTTGCGTAGTTGCTTGAGCGATGGTGAATCGTTGCTGCCGGCAAGTTCCGTCGCCGCGCTGGCCGCCTTCGAAGCCGGTGCCGCGTTCGTGGACTTCACGCCGTCGAACTCGATCCGCCTCCCCGCCGTACAGCAATGGGCGATCGAGCGCGGCCTACCGTACGGCGGACAGGACGCGAAGACCGGCGAGACCCTGGTGAAGAGCGTACTCGCGCCAATGTTCGCCGCGCGTGCCTTGCAGGTGCATGCGTGGTCCGGCACCAACCTGCTAGGCGGCGGCGACGGCGCCACCCTGGCCGACCCCGACGCGGCGCGATCGAAGAGCCTCACCAAGGAGAAGGTCGTCGCGGATCTGCTCGGCCCCGACATCGCCGGCGAAGTACACATCGACTACGTACCGCCGATGGGCGACTGGAAGACGGCCTGGGACCACATCGCCTTCTCAGGTTTCCTCGGCACCCGCATGACCCTGCAATTCACCTGGCAAGGCTGCGATTCAGCCCTAGCGGCACCGCTCGTCCTAGACCTCGCCCGCCTCTCCGGCCTAGCCCTAGAACGCGCCCACACCGGCCCAATGCCGTTCCTCGGCTTCTTCTTCAAAGACCCCCTCGGCTCCCGCGAACACTCCCTAGCCCGCCAATACGACACCCTCGTCACCTGGACCCACCCATGA